The following are encoded together in the Tribolium castaneum strain GA2 chromosome 3, icTriCast1.1, whole genome shotgun sequence genome:
- the Gadd45 gene encoding uncharacterized protein Gadd45 has product MCILKLKNVDKCKMINRNKLGRALQGVLTQAKTEGRLICGLLPAISCLENSLEDVLLCVLPQTRPGDATTHMQTVLLQAFCFENYIPVIQVDSSEKLAQYCGLGSRVGCPCAVITKDMEAQQDPPLSPSEQELTDFYECTIEEFPRPVLELPG; this is encoded by the exons ATGTGTATCCTCAAATTGAAAAACGTGGATAAATGCAAAATGATCAACAG AAATAAACTGGGGAGGGCCCTTCAGGGCGTCCTGACTCAGGCCAAGACGGAGGGCCGCTTGATCTGTGGCCTGCTCCCGGCCATCTCCTGTCTGGAGAACTCGTTGGAGGATGTCCTCCTTTGCGTCCTTCCTCAAACCAGACCTGGGGACGCCACCACTCACATGCAGACTGTCCTACTTCAGGCCTTCTGCTTCGAAAACTATATCCCTGTCATTCAG GTCGATAGTAGTGAAAAACTAGCACAATATTGCGGATTGGGGTCACGAGTTGGATGTCCTTGCGCTGTTATAACCAAAGACATGGAGGCACAACAGGACCCCCCGCTTTCACCCTCAGAGCAAGAGTTGACAGACTTTTACGAGTGCACCATTGAGGAATTCCCAAGACCTGTCTTGGAACTCCCCGGATGA
- the LOC655735 gene encoding uncharacterized protein LOC655735, with protein sequence MAEKHIVKFHFIAKFFGDGNRFLVRGENAFTSGHVTKFRFDGTVQPMRISAEVLPSMKKLNYTVEISYDLEEGVKTAHCTCPRGNVACHHMAAALYYAHYNVSATDIECQWSAPSKTTPQTEVIKLADVYKPKLSNYTALSRSSTEDEIIQFRAEIGVTNVVGFTWLLRPEASEEARKIIADIEEILQSLEYVQAIDKQKFLLEKCRIDEARIKLVEACTRGQHVNENWHVARKHRLTASRFGMVLSACSRRRFPPSLFKNLAEGYSLDRVAAVQWGKTHEKTALREFEEATNLKVQETGFWLEESGFLGASPDGLVEEDGILEIKCPYKYRDTDSLSEALKDKKYFYWRDENEDINLNSNHNYYHQVQGQMHITGRSICYFVVWTPKCTEIFQIEKDPGWSENINILKEFYLDQYISFISQ encoded by the exons A tggcagaaaagcacattgttaagtttcactttattgcgaaattttttggggacggtaatcgctttttagttcggggagaaaatgcttttaccaGCGGTCACGTCACCAAATTTAGGTTTGATGGCACAGTACAACCGATGAGAATTTCTGCAGAAGTTCTACCGAGCAtgaaaaagctaaattatactgtggag ATTTCATATGACCTAGAAGAAGGGGTTAAGACGGCACATTGTACCTGCCCAAGGGGCAACGTGGCTTGCCATCATATGGCTGCAGCATTATATTATGCTCATTATAATGTAAGTGCTACTGACATTGAGTGTCAGTGGAGTGCCCcatcaaaaacaacaccacAAACAGAAGTCATTAAGTTAGCTGATGTTTACAAGCCGAAATTATCAAACTATACGGCACTGTCTAGGTCCTCTACTGAGGACGAAATTATTCAGTTCCGTGCCGAAATAGGCGTCACGAATGTGGTGGGCTTCACTTGGCTCCTAAGACCAGAAGCAAGTGAAGaagccagaaaaattattgcagataTCGAAGAAATTCTACAAAGCTTAGAATACGTGCAGGCCATAGACAAACAAAAGTTTCTTTTGGAGAAGTGCAGAATAGATGAGGCACGCATTAAACTGGTTGAGGCGTGCACTCGGGGCCAACATGTTAACGAAAATTGGCATGTAGCAAGGAAACATCGTTTAACGGCCAGCAGGTTTGGCATGGTACTATCTGCTTGCAGTAGACGAAGATTCCCAccctctttatttaaaaatttggcggaAGGCTATTCGCTTGACAGGGTTGCTGCTGTGCAGTGGGGTAAGACCCACGAGAAGACAGCGCTCAGAGAATTTGAAGAAGCGACGAATCTTAAAGTCCAAGAGACGGGATTTTG gttggAAGAATCAGGCTTTTTGGGAGCAAGTCCTGATGGATTAGTGGAAGAAGATGGGATTCTCGAAATTAAATGCCCATATAAATATAGGGACACTGACAGTTTGTCTGAAGCCCtgaaggataaaaaatatttttattggagggatgaaaatgaggacattaatcttaacagcaatcacaattattaccaCCAAGTACAGGGGCAAATGCACATCACTGGTCGAAGTATCTGCTACTTTGTCGTGTGGACACCAAAGTGCACAGagatatttcaaattgaaaaagatccGGGGTGGTCagaaaatatcaatattttaaaagaattttatcttgaccaatatatttcctttatttcacaataa
- the LOC664420 gene encoding putative gustatory receptor 28b, giving the protein MIKFSKVKSYFTTHHDTLHNIYTSMKPVYAICKLIGLNTLRIGRKGELKQHKSDYFYFSFYITSYTLLSVYSLFRIATNENNSLVINKRLIFIECFVMMALTLIVTLFTFLARGTLIKSFDMLSHVDVSFIKAGFRLEYKQLLKRSYLIISFVLFSLLARVPVMLMTISADFIQQIMLFVSALIKAFSKYQFVVLVLQLQHRFGKINRTMRSFFSDNKQDDKIPQISDNLYILCRLHYKLTSVMQKINSAFSVQLLVSIGVSLFDVLFQAYYLYYVATGKASFVTVPMIVCPIVWLMDEVVEIYLLVYACASTCEQANDTPSILHELRNNYFHMDLENNVQSYSLQLLHQKVQFSVLGFFVVDYTLLYSIVGAVTTYLVIFIQFDQSSNSRNNYVLTNNSTC; this is encoded by the exons ATGATCAAATTTTCCAAAGTTAAAAGCTACTTCACCACTCACCACGACACCCTCCACAACATTTACACCTCCATGAAGCCCGTCTATGCCATTTGCAAGCTAATTGGCTTGAATACGCTGCGAATCGGACGCAAGGGTGAATTAAAACAGCACAAATccgattacttttatttcagtttttacatCACTTCGTACACACTTTTGAGTGTCTATTCGCTTTTTCGAATCGCAACCAACGAGAACAACTCACTGGTGATCAACAAACGCCTCATTTTCATCGAATGCTTTGTAATGATGGCCCTTACGTTAATTGTAACACTTTTCACATTCCTGGCTCGAGGCACTTTGATCAAGTCTTTTGATATGTTATCACATGTGGACGTGTCTTTCATAAAGGCTGGTTTCCGGCTGGAGTACAAgcagcttttgaagagaagtTACCTAATTATAAGCTTCGTCCTTTTCTCTTTGTTGGCCCGTGTCCCTGTGATGCTAATGACAATTTCAGCCGATTTCATCCAACAGATTATGCTGTTTGTGTCAGCTTTGATTAAAGCTTTCTCGAAATATCAGTTTGTGGTCCTTGTGCTTCAACTTCAACACCGTTTTGGTAAAATCAACAGAACCATGCGATCGTTTTTTAGTGACAACAAGCAGGATGACAAAATTCCTCAAATTTCTGATAATTTGTACATCTTGTGCCGTCTTCATTACAAATTGACCAGtgttatgcaaaaaatcaattctgCGTTTTCTGTGCAGTTGCTCGTATCCATTGGTGTTTCGCTTTTTGATGTGCTTTTCCAAgcttattatttgtattatgtCGCTACGGGTAAAGCGTCTTTTGTCACTGTACCAATGATAGTGTGTCCTATTGTTTGGTTGATGGATGAAGTCGTAGAAATTTATCTCTTGGTGTATGCTTGTGCCAGCACCTGCGAACAGGCCAACGATACACCGAGTATTTTACATGAATTGAGGAACAACTACTTCCATATggatttggaaaataat GTTCAAAGTTACTCGTTGCAATTGTTGCACCAGAAAGTACAGTTCTCGGTTTTGGGTTTTTTCGTCGTGGATTATACGTTGCTTTACTCG ATTGTTGGGGCTGTTACCACTTATTTGGTCATTTTTATACAGTTTGACCAGTCCTCAAACAGTCGGAATAACTATGTTCTTACAAACAATAGCACTTGTTAA
- the LOC107398283 gene encoding uncharacterized protein LOC107398283 isoform X1 encodes MWPFKTEGKMVCHTNDIGFLLNDEFMGCNRRNPNKRVVFCPPPPSRGMNSRYTRVEGSGTYMVESSTGCEFCASFVSVFCYRVFSDRSPYLRVLEFLKFCFSKTLSHFCGTSLVGFYITTMGMCWAPDCKHYSTRDKCHFFSFPKSGKERALWKKLLRRDVEPGPGAYVCSCHFRDGRKENGPELFLHNIAKRAYFQVESPEKKKMKKQGLPSCSSSAESLSVDIPEETVPSTMNLEEVPSTSTAVVAAPADIIQDAPLESMGVQAPLVSHAALEAEMYFLKKENAELKAKIQYLTVRFCYENVQGNDKLIVLYTGLPNSQIFEALFHLIEKLDIKYYHKWTVQKLTRIDQLFLTLVKLRLNFPQLDLAQRFGVAQSTVSNIILTFVHVIYEILYKQFMTTMPSREKNKSCLPTCFSNFTNCRAVLDCTEIFTVVSRLIGVAPNGVITFVSDLYVGSTSDQKVVLNCGIIDMLKTGDMILADKGFLIQNILPPGVTLNIPPFLSNVQFTPEQVKCTENIARARIHVERAIRRLKCYHILNFLPESLCHYGDIVFKATAALTNLQFPLIKEVAELFQDCDD; translated from the exons atgtggcCTTTTAAAACTGAGGGAAAAATGGTTTGCCACACTAATGACATTGGATTTCTTCTGAATGACGAATTCATGGGGTGCAACCGGCGCAACCCCAATAAACGGGTTGTTTTCTGTCCCCCTCCCCCATCACGAGGGATGAATAGCAGGTATACGAGGGTAGAGGGTTCAGGCACATACATGGTTGAAAGTAGTACGGGTTGTGAGTTCTGTGCTTCTTTCGTGAGTGTCTTTTGTTATCGTGTTTTTTCCGATCGTTCTCCATATCTTCGtgttcttgaatttttaaaattctgtttttccaAGACATTATCTCATTTTTGTGGTACATCATTAG TAGGTTTTTACATCACAACTATGGGAATGTGTTGGGCTCCAGATTGCAAACACTATAGTACTCGCgataaatgccatttttttagttttcctaaGTCGGGAAAAGAACGAGCactatggaaaaaattgttgag aaGAGATGTAGAACCCGGACCAGGAGCCTACGTTTGCAGCTGCCATTTTCGGGATGGAAGAAAGGAAAATGgtcctgaattatttttgcacaatatcgcaaaaagagcctattttcaagtggaatctccagaaaaaaaaaagatgaaaaaacaagGACTCCCTTCTTGTTCTAGTTCCGCTGAATcattaag TGTTGATATACCGGAAGAAACAGTACCATCGACAATGAATTTAGAGGAAGTGCCATCGACGTCTACAGCCGTAGTTGCAGCACCAGCAGATATAATTCAAGATGCTCCGTTAGAATCTATGGGTGTGCAAGCACCCTTGGTGTCACATGCGGCTCTTGAAGCAGAAatgtattttctcaaaaaggaaaatgctgaacttaaagcaaaaatacaatatctgACAGTACGATTTTGCTATGAAAATGTTCAAGGAAATGACAAACTCATTGTTTTATATACCGGTCTTCCCAATAGCCAGATTTTCGAAGCATTGTTTCACTTAATCGAAAAGTTGgacataaaatattaccacAAATGGACAGTCCAAAAGTTAACTAGAATTGACCAACTCTTTTTAACCCTAGTAAAATTACGACTCAATTTCCCTCAACTTGATTTGGCGCAACGCTTTGGGGTTGCCCAAAGCACAGtttctaatattattttaacatttgtccatgtaatatatgaaattttatataaacagtTTATGACGACAATGCCTTCgcgcgaaaaaaataaatcttgcttgccaacatgttttagcaattttactaattgtagAGCAGTTCTAGATTGTACCGAAATTTTCACTGTGGTATCAC GGCTAATTGGAGTTGCACCCAATGGTGTCATCACATTTGTAAGTGATTTATACGTGGGATCAACTTCTGatcaaaaagttgttttaaattgtggaaTAATCGACATGTTAAAAACTGGAGATATGATTTTAGCCGATAAGGGATTTTTGATCCAAAATATTCTGCCACCAGGGGTCACTTTGAATATTCCaccttttttatcaaatgtccAATTTACACCAGAGCAAGTTAAGTGTACCGAAAATATTGCACGTGCAAGAATACACGTCGAAAGGGCAATACGccgattaaaatgttatcatattttaaattttttgccagagTCTTTGTGCCACTATGgagatattgtttttaaagcgACTGCCGCTTTAACAAACCTccaatttccattaattaaagaggtagcagaattgtttcaggattgtgatgattaa
- the LOC107398283 gene encoding uncharacterized protein LOC107398283 isoform X2 yields MWPFKTEGKMVCHTNDIGFLLNDEFMGCNRRNPNKRVVFCPPPPSRGMNSRYTRVEGSGTYMVESSTGCEFCASFVSVFCYRVFSDRSPYLRVLEFLKFCFSKTLSHFCGTSLVGFYITTMGMCWAPDCKHYSTRDKCHFFSFPKSGKERALWKKLLRRDVEPGPGAYVCSCHFRDGRKENGPELFLHNIAKRAYFQVESPEKKKMKKQGLPSCSSSAESLSVDIPEETVPSTMNLEEVPSTSTAVVAAPADIIQDAPLESMGVQAPLVSHAALEAEMYFLKKENAELKAKIQYLTVRFCYENVQGNDKLIVLYTGLPNSQIFEALFHLIEKLDIKYYHKWTVQKLTRIDQLFLTLVKLRLNFPQLDLAQRFGVAQSTVSNIILTFVHVIYEILYKQFMTTMPSREKNKSCLPTCFSNFTNCRAVLDCTEIFTVVSRLIGVAPNGVITFVSDLYVGSTSDQKPIRDF; encoded by the exons atgtggcCTTTTAAAACTGAGGGAAAAATGGTTTGCCACACTAATGACATTGGATTTCTTCTGAATGACGAATTCATGGGGTGCAACCGGCGCAACCCCAATAAACGGGTTGTTTTCTGTCCCCCTCCCCCATCACGAGGGATGAATAGCAGGTATACGAGGGTAGAGGGTTCAGGCACATACATGGTTGAAAGTAGTACGGGTTGTGAGTTCTGTGCTTCTTTCGTGAGTGTCTTTTGTTATCGTGTTTTTTCCGATCGTTCTCCATATCTTCGtgttcttgaatttttaaaattctgtttttccaAGACATTATCTCATTTTTGTGGTACATCATTAG TAGGTTTTTACATCACAACTATGGGAATGTGTTGGGCTCCAGATTGCAAACACTATAGTACTCGCgataaatgccatttttttagttttcctaaGTCGGGAAAAGAACGAGCactatggaaaaaattgttgag aaGAGATGTAGAACCCGGACCAGGAGCCTACGTTTGCAGCTGCCATTTTCGGGATGGAAGAAAGGAAAATGgtcctgaattatttttgcacaatatcgcaaaaagagcctattttcaagtggaatctccagaaaaaaaaaagatgaaaaaacaagGACTCCCTTCTTGTTCTAGTTCCGCTGAATcattaag TGTTGATATACCGGAAGAAACAGTACCATCGACAATGAATTTAGAGGAAGTGCCATCGACGTCTACAGCCGTAGTTGCAGCACCAGCAGATATAATTCAAGATGCTCCGTTAGAATCTATGGGTGTGCAAGCACCCTTGGTGTCACATGCGGCTCTTGAAGCAGAAatgtattttctcaaaaaggaaaatgctgaacttaaagcaaaaatacaatatctgACAGTACGATTTTGCTATGAAAATGTTCAAGGAAATGACAAACTCATTGTTTTATATACCGGTCTTCCCAATAGCCAGATTTTCGAAGCATTGTTTCACTTAATCGAAAAGTTGgacataaaatattaccacAAATGGACAGTCCAAAAGTTAACTAGAATTGACCAACTCTTTTTAACCCTAGTAAAATTACGACTCAATTTCCCTCAACTTGATTTGGCGCAACGCTTTGGGGTTGCCCAAAGCACAGtttctaatattattttaacatttgtccatgtaatatatgaaattttatataaacagtTTATGACGACAATGCCTTCgcgcgaaaaaaataaatcttgcttgccaacatgttttagcaattttactaattgtagAGCAGTTCTAGATTGTACCGAAATTTTCACTGTGGTATCAC GGCTAATTGGAGTTGCACCCAATGGTGTCATCACATTTGTAAGTGATTTATACGTGGGATCAACTTCTGatcaaaaa CCGATAAGGGATTTTTGA
- the LOC664424 gene encoding uncharacterized protein LOC664424 — protein MSNTWSPQAPEWSEEEKSLLPLEIAKESRTTLATVLEKSDNFVLKFPVDSNRCKTLRTNVDNDTLERNINSAYPVLHANILQFYAQFILHKRKNGNTIEKALYNDMNLLQFVDRLLSKRAATFIGKQDSYTLLNGKKGRGKWETIGTLAEKKPLVLKDCLSYEEVKLSAFLSVSSFTHFVNLGDRKNMAKYETDRSGIQDEGIIMGIIGPRLVKNEVMEYQELVITESQNTKTKGYGQTETPTIHHLFAKLYHEQCLECKEILEKKKTNPNRYTTLRNDELLDNVLYHKRLVFTMDTLFTEANQRALEKNTTAYIHVVGIGLGVWKKHPCQNKLFMDSCGQRILNLGKQLHNVSDICFAYIQHNACLSYKHGDVIPIEGHPLKGIRVHICKREPHAKLTGRDEGKLLVVSYAWDGNALPGNEFWIGKLGSSGDSAAASSTQITELHNPFINPNVSSGNLRVVKDGKVVGLEEYAAEVRRQKKRKLEN, from the coding sequence ATGTCAAACACATGGTCACCACAAGCGCCAGAATGgtcggaagaagaaaaatcacTCTTACCACTGGAAATTGCAAAAGAAAGCCGCACAACTTTAGCAACAGTGTTGGAAAAAAGTGACAATTTTGTCCTAAAATTCCCAGTTGATTCAAACAGATGTAAAACTTTGCGAACAAATGTTGATAACGACACCCTTGAGAGGAACATAAATTCTGCTTACCCCGTTTTGCACGCGAATATTCTTCAATTTTATGCGCAATTCATTCTCCacaaacggaaaaatggaaatacTATAGAAAAAGCTCTCTACAACGACATGAATCTCTTGCAGTTCGTTGATAGATTATTGTCAAAACGTGCTGCAACATTTATAGGGAAACAAGACAGTTACACTTTGCTTAACGGGAAGAAAGGACGAGGTAAATGGGAAACTATCGGCACTTTAGCGGAAAAAAAGCCCCTAGTTTTAAAAGACTGTCTCAGTTATGAGGAAGTAAAACTATCGGCTTTCCTATCAGTCAGTTCTTTCACCCACTTTGTCAATCTTGGGGACCGCAAAAACATGGCTAAATACGAAACTGACCGAAGTGGAATTCAAGACGAGGGAATTATTATGGGGATAATTGGCCCAAGATTGGTAAAAAACGAAGTGATGGAGTACCAGGAGTTGGTCATCACCGAGTCACAAAACACCAAAACTAAGGGTTACGGACAGACAGAGACTCCAACAATTCATCACCTTTTCGCCAAACTGTACCATGAACAGTGTTTGGAGTGTAAGGAAATACTTGAGAAGAAAAAAACCAACCCGAATCGTTACACTACTTTACGAAATGACGAGCTTTTGGACAATGTCCTCTACCACAAACGTCTCGTTTTCACAATGGACACGTTATTCACCGAAGCCAACCAACGAGCTTTGGAGAAAAACACCACGGCTTACATCCACGTCGTCGGAATTGGTCTCGGAGTATGGAAAAAACACCCATGTCAGAACAAACTTTTCATGGATTCTTGTGGCCAGAGAATTCTAAATTTAGGGAAGCAACTGCACAACGTCAGCGATATTTGTTTTGCGTACATCCAACATAATGCCTGTTTGAGTTACAAGCATGGGGATGTTATCCCGATTGAAGGACATCCCTTGAAAGGGATCAGGGTTCATATTTGCAAACGGGAACCTCACGCTAAACTAACAGGGCGAGACGAAGGAAAATTGCTCGTTGTTTCGTATGCCTGGGATGGAAATGCCTTACCAGGAAACGAATTCTGGATTGGGAAGTTGGGGAGTAGCGGTGATTCAGCAGCTGCGTCCTCTACCCAGATCACGGAACTTCATAATCCGTTTATTAACCCCAATGTAAGTTCTGGCAATTTGAGGGTAGTAAAGGACGGTAAAGTGGTGGGACTGGAGGAGTATGCGGCCGAGGTCAGACGCCAAAAGAAGAGGAAATTGGAAAATTAG